The Arachis duranensis cultivar V14167 chromosome 2, aradu.V14167.gnm2.J7QH, whole genome shotgun sequence genome has a window encoding:
- the LOC107476385 gene encoding polyadenylate-binding protein 7 isoform X2 has product MAAATVVPATTVVPATASLYVGDLHPDVVDSELFEAFSEFKSIASVRICKDSATGRSLCYGYVNFISHQDASRAIELKNHSLLHGKVIRVMWSRRDPDVRKSGRGNVFVKNLAESIDNAGLHDLFQKFGNILSSKVVMSEDGKSKGYGFVQFESEESANAAIEKLNGITVKDKQIYVGNFVKKSERILPDPEAKYTNIYIKNLDSDITEELLQKKFSSFGKIMSLAIAKDANGMSKGFAFVNYDNPEEAKQAMEAMNGSQFGSKILYVARAQKKAEREQILHHLFEEKRKEHILKYKGSNIYVKNINDSVTDDQLREHFSACGTITSAKVMQDEKGVSKGFGFVCFSTPEEAHKAVNTFHGCMFHGKPLYVALAQRKEDRQTQLQLYFSQQLPGLGAPSNAVIPGGYPRFYYTGGVLSHVPSQPGMMYQHLGSRSGWRANNAFAPPTRSFQQSAAPNVSNNTKQHRQNRGRMNGHTNSHGKAYSSQSAASSKDSSAQQYASLQSGQAIFVLGGHRNVMEKGSGISSSGGSQGSEMLHSMLATAVPEQQKQILGERLFPLIKKLKPNLASKITGMLLEMDNAELLLLLESPESLSAKVEEAVQVLKNSTTKVSGQEAFHPNLLSAEVTVN; this is encoded by the exons ATGGCGGCGGCGACGGTGGTTCCGGCGACGACAGTGGTTCCGGCGACGGCGTCGCTCTACGTTGGAGACCTGCACCCTGATGTGGTAGACAGCGAGCTGTTCGAGGCGTTCTCGGAGTTCAAGAGCATCGCCTCCGTTCGAATCTGCAAAGACTCTGCCACAGGGAGGTCACTCTGTTACGGTTACGTCAACTTCATTTCTCACCAAGACG CAAGTCGTGCAATTGAGTTGAAGAATCATTCTTTACTACATGGAAAAGTGATAAGGGTCATGTGGTCTCGTCGCGATCCTGATGTGAGAAAAAGTGGCAGAGGGAATGTTTTTGTTAAG AACTTAGCTGAATCCATAGATAATGCGGGATTACATGATTTATTTCAAAAGTTTGGAAATATCTTGTCCAGCAAAGTTGTGATGTCGGAGGATGGGAAGAGCAAAGGGTATGGCTTTGTTCAATTTGAGTCAGAGGAATCTGCAAATGCTGCCATCGAGAAGTTGAATGGCATTACTGTTAAAGATAAGCAGAT ATATGTTGGGaattttgtgaaaaagagtgaacGCATACTGCCTGATCCTGAAGccaaatatacaaatatatacatCAAGAATTTGGACTCAGATATTACGGAAGAACTCCTTCAGAAGAAGTTTTCTTCTTTTGGAAAAATTATGAGCCTGGCTATAGCAAAAGATGCCAATGGGATGTCAAAGGGTTTTGCATTTGTGAACTATGATAACCCAGAGGAAGCTAAACAGGCAATGGAAGCAATGAATGGATCACAATTTG GTTCAAAGATTCTATATGTAGCCAGGGCACAAAAGAAGGCTGAGCGTGAGCAGATCTTGCATCATCTGTTTGAAGAGAAACGTAAGGAACACATCTTGAAATACAAG GGATCAAACATTTATGTGAAGAACATTAATGATAGTGTCACTGATGACCAACTACGAGAGCACTTCAGTGCATGTGGCACAATTACATCTGCTAAAGTCATGCAAGATGAGAAAGGTGTAAGCAAGGGGTTTGGCTTTGTCTGCTTCTCTACCCCTGAGGAGGCCCATAAAGCAGTGAACACTTTTCATG GATGCATGTTCCATGGTAAACCACTATATGTTGCTCTTGCCCAGAGGAAAGAGGATAGGCAAACACAGTTGCAGCTCTACTTTTCTCAGCAATTACCAGGGCTAGGTGCACCTTCAAATGCAGTTATTCCTGGTGGATATCCTCGTTTCTACTATACTGGTGGTGTTCTTTCACATGTCCCTTCTCAACCTGGGATGATGTATCAACATCTTGGATCGAGGTCAGGTTGGAGGGCTAATAATGCTTTTGCACCTCCCACTAGATCATTTCAGCAGTCTGCAGCTCCTAAC GTTTCAAACAATACTAAGCAGCATAGGCAAAACAGAGGTAGGATGAACGGACACACAAATTCACATGGAAAAGCATACTCTTCTCAGTCAGCAGCCTCTTCTAAAGACTCAAGTGCCCAGCAG TATGCTTCATTGCAGTCTGGACAGGCTATTTTTGTTCTCGGTGGACACCGGAATGTGATGGAAAAAGGATCTGGAATTTCATCCTCTGGAGGGTCTCAGGGATCAGAAATGCTGCATAGTATGCTTGCTACTGCTGTCCCCGAGCAACAGAAACAGATACTTGGCGAGCGTCTTTTCCCACTTATCAAGAAACTCAAG CCTAACTTGGCATCAAAGATTACAGGAATGCTTTTGGAGATGGACAATGCAGAATTGCTGCTGCTCCTGGAATCACCGGAATCACTTTCTGCAAAGGTGGAAGAAGCTGTGCAAGTGCTTAAGAATTCCACCACCAAGGTTTCTGGCCAGGAAGCATTTCATCCGAACTTGCTTTCGGCCGAAGTTACCGTTAACTGA
- the LOC107476385 gene encoding polyadenylate-binding protein 7 isoform X1: MAAATVVPATTVVPATASLYVGDLHPDVVDSELFEAFSEFKSIASVRICKDSATGRSLCYGYVNFISHQDASRAIELKNHSLLHGKVIRVMWSRRDPDVRKSGRGNVFVKNLAESIDNAGLHDLFQKFGNILSSKVVMSEDGKSKGYGFVQFESEESANAAIEKLNGITVKDKQIYVGNFVKKSERILPDPEAKYTNIYIKNLDSDITEELLQKKFSSFGKIMSLAIAKDANGMSKGFAFVNYDNPEEAKQAMEAMNGSQFAGSKILYVARAQKKAEREQILHHLFEEKRKEHILKYKGSNIYVKNINDSVTDDQLREHFSACGTITSAKVMQDEKGVSKGFGFVCFSTPEEAHKAVNTFHGCMFHGKPLYVALAQRKEDRQTQLQLYFSQQLPGLGAPSNAVIPGGYPRFYYTGGVLSHVPSQPGMMYQHLGSRSGWRANNAFAPPTRSFQQSAAPNVSNNTKQHRQNRGRMNGHTNSHGKAYSSQSAASSKDSSAQQYASLQSGQAIFVLGGHRNVMEKGSGISSSGGSQGSEMLHSMLATAVPEQQKQILGERLFPLIKKLKPNLASKITGMLLEMDNAELLLLLESPESLSAKVEEAVQVLKNSTTKVSGQEAFHPNLLSAEVTVN; this comes from the exons ATGGCGGCGGCGACGGTGGTTCCGGCGACGACAGTGGTTCCGGCGACGGCGTCGCTCTACGTTGGAGACCTGCACCCTGATGTGGTAGACAGCGAGCTGTTCGAGGCGTTCTCGGAGTTCAAGAGCATCGCCTCCGTTCGAATCTGCAAAGACTCTGCCACAGGGAGGTCACTCTGTTACGGTTACGTCAACTTCATTTCTCACCAAGACG CAAGTCGTGCAATTGAGTTGAAGAATCATTCTTTACTACATGGAAAAGTGATAAGGGTCATGTGGTCTCGTCGCGATCCTGATGTGAGAAAAAGTGGCAGAGGGAATGTTTTTGTTAAG AACTTAGCTGAATCCATAGATAATGCGGGATTACATGATTTATTTCAAAAGTTTGGAAATATCTTGTCCAGCAAAGTTGTGATGTCGGAGGATGGGAAGAGCAAAGGGTATGGCTTTGTTCAATTTGAGTCAGAGGAATCTGCAAATGCTGCCATCGAGAAGTTGAATGGCATTACTGTTAAAGATAAGCAGAT ATATGTTGGGaattttgtgaaaaagagtgaacGCATACTGCCTGATCCTGAAGccaaatatacaaatatatacatCAAGAATTTGGACTCAGATATTACGGAAGAACTCCTTCAGAAGAAGTTTTCTTCTTTTGGAAAAATTATGAGCCTGGCTATAGCAAAAGATGCCAATGGGATGTCAAAGGGTTTTGCATTTGTGAACTATGATAACCCAGAGGAAGCTAAACAGGCAATGGAAGCAATGAATGGATCACAATTTG CAGGTTCAAAGATTCTATATGTAGCCAGGGCACAAAAGAAGGCTGAGCGTGAGCAGATCTTGCATCATCTGTTTGAAGAGAAACGTAAGGAACACATCTTGAAATACAAG GGATCAAACATTTATGTGAAGAACATTAATGATAGTGTCACTGATGACCAACTACGAGAGCACTTCAGTGCATGTGGCACAATTACATCTGCTAAAGTCATGCAAGATGAGAAAGGTGTAAGCAAGGGGTTTGGCTTTGTCTGCTTCTCTACCCCTGAGGAGGCCCATAAAGCAGTGAACACTTTTCATG GATGCATGTTCCATGGTAAACCACTATATGTTGCTCTTGCCCAGAGGAAAGAGGATAGGCAAACACAGTTGCAGCTCTACTTTTCTCAGCAATTACCAGGGCTAGGTGCACCTTCAAATGCAGTTATTCCTGGTGGATATCCTCGTTTCTACTATACTGGTGGTGTTCTTTCACATGTCCCTTCTCAACCTGGGATGATGTATCAACATCTTGGATCGAGGTCAGGTTGGAGGGCTAATAATGCTTTTGCACCTCCCACTAGATCATTTCAGCAGTCTGCAGCTCCTAAC GTTTCAAACAATACTAAGCAGCATAGGCAAAACAGAGGTAGGATGAACGGACACACAAATTCACATGGAAAAGCATACTCTTCTCAGTCAGCAGCCTCTTCTAAAGACTCAAGTGCCCAGCAG TATGCTTCATTGCAGTCTGGACAGGCTATTTTTGTTCTCGGTGGACACCGGAATGTGATGGAAAAAGGATCTGGAATTTCATCCTCTGGAGGGTCTCAGGGATCAGAAATGCTGCATAGTATGCTTGCTACTGCTGTCCCCGAGCAACAGAAACAGATACTTGGCGAGCGTCTTTTCCCACTTATCAAGAAACTCAAG CCTAACTTGGCATCAAAGATTACAGGAATGCTTTTGGAGATGGACAATGCAGAATTGCTGCTGCTCCTGGAATCACCGGAATCACTTTCTGCAAAGGTGGAAGAAGCTGTGCAAGTGCTTAAGAATTCCACCACCAAGGTTTCTGGCCAGGAAGCATTTCATCCGAACTTGCTTTCGGCCGAAGTTACCGTTAACTGA
- the LOC107476385 gene encoding polyadenylate-binding protein 7 isoform X4 — translation MAAATVVPATTVVPATASLYVGDLHPDVVDSELFEAFSEFKSIASVRICKDSATGRSLCYGYVNFISHQDASRAIELKNHSLLHGKVIRVMWSRRDPDVRKSGRGNVFVKNLAESIDNAGLHDLFQKFGNILSSKVVMSEDGKSKGYGFVQFESEESANAAIEKLNGITVKDKQIYVGNFVKKSERILPDPEAKYTNIYIKNLDSDITEELLQKKFSSFGKIMSLAIAKDANGMSKGFAFVNYDNPEEAKQAMEAMNGSQFGSKILYVARAQKKAEREQILHHLFEEKRKEHILKYKGSNIYVKNINDSVTDDQLREHFSACGTITSAKVMQDEKGVSKGFGFVCFSTPEEAHKAVNTFHGCMFHGKPLYVALAQRKEDRQTQLQLYFSQQLPGLGAPSNAVIPGGYPRFYYTGGVLSHVPSQPGMMYQHLGSRSGWRANNAFAPPTRSFQQSAAPNVSNNTKQHRQNRGRMNGHTNSHGKAYSSQSAASSKDSSAQQSGQAIFVLGGHRNVMEKGSGISSSGGSQGSEMLHSMLATAVPEQQKQILGERLFPLIKKLKPNLASKITGMLLEMDNAELLLLLESPESLSAKVEEAVQVLKNSTTKVSGQEAFHPNLLSAEVTVN, via the exons ATGGCGGCGGCGACGGTGGTTCCGGCGACGACAGTGGTTCCGGCGACGGCGTCGCTCTACGTTGGAGACCTGCACCCTGATGTGGTAGACAGCGAGCTGTTCGAGGCGTTCTCGGAGTTCAAGAGCATCGCCTCCGTTCGAATCTGCAAAGACTCTGCCACAGGGAGGTCACTCTGTTACGGTTACGTCAACTTCATTTCTCACCAAGACG CAAGTCGTGCAATTGAGTTGAAGAATCATTCTTTACTACATGGAAAAGTGATAAGGGTCATGTGGTCTCGTCGCGATCCTGATGTGAGAAAAAGTGGCAGAGGGAATGTTTTTGTTAAG AACTTAGCTGAATCCATAGATAATGCGGGATTACATGATTTATTTCAAAAGTTTGGAAATATCTTGTCCAGCAAAGTTGTGATGTCGGAGGATGGGAAGAGCAAAGGGTATGGCTTTGTTCAATTTGAGTCAGAGGAATCTGCAAATGCTGCCATCGAGAAGTTGAATGGCATTACTGTTAAAGATAAGCAGAT ATATGTTGGGaattttgtgaaaaagagtgaacGCATACTGCCTGATCCTGAAGccaaatatacaaatatatacatCAAGAATTTGGACTCAGATATTACGGAAGAACTCCTTCAGAAGAAGTTTTCTTCTTTTGGAAAAATTATGAGCCTGGCTATAGCAAAAGATGCCAATGGGATGTCAAAGGGTTTTGCATTTGTGAACTATGATAACCCAGAGGAAGCTAAACAGGCAATGGAAGCAATGAATGGATCACAATTTG GTTCAAAGATTCTATATGTAGCCAGGGCACAAAAGAAGGCTGAGCGTGAGCAGATCTTGCATCATCTGTTTGAAGAGAAACGTAAGGAACACATCTTGAAATACAAG GGATCAAACATTTATGTGAAGAACATTAATGATAGTGTCACTGATGACCAACTACGAGAGCACTTCAGTGCATGTGGCACAATTACATCTGCTAAAGTCATGCAAGATGAGAAAGGTGTAAGCAAGGGGTTTGGCTTTGTCTGCTTCTCTACCCCTGAGGAGGCCCATAAAGCAGTGAACACTTTTCATG GATGCATGTTCCATGGTAAACCACTATATGTTGCTCTTGCCCAGAGGAAAGAGGATAGGCAAACACAGTTGCAGCTCTACTTTTCTCAGCAATTACCAGGGCTAGGTGCACCTTCAAATGCAGTTATTCCTGGTGGATATCCTCGTTTCTACTATACTGGTGGTGTTCTTTCACATGTCCCTTCTCAACCTGGGATGATGTATCAACATCTTGGATCGAGGTCAGGTTGGAGGGCTAATAATGCTTTTGCACCTCCCACTAGATCATTTCAGCAGTCTGCAGCTCCTAAC GTTTCAAACAATACTAAGCAGCATAGGCAAAACAGAGGTAGGATGAACGGACACACAAATTCACATGGAAAAGCATACTCTTCTCAGTCAGCAGCCTCTTCTAAAGACTCAAGTGCCCAGCAG TCTGGACAGGCTATTTTTGTTCTCGGTGGACACCGGAATGTGATGGAAAAAGGATCTGGAATTTCATCCTCTGGAGGGTCTCAGGGATCAGAAATGCTGCATAGTATGCTTGCTACTGCTGTCCCCGAGCAACAGAAACAGATACTTGGCGAGCGTCTTTTCCCACTTATCAAGAAACTCAAG CCTAACTTGGCATCAAAGATTACAGGAATGCTTTTGGAGATGGACAATGCAGAATTGCTGCTGCTCCTGGAATCACCGGAATCACTTTCTGCAAAGGTGGAAGAAGCTGTGCAAGTGCTTAAGAATTCCACCACCAAGGTTTCTGGCCAGGAAGCATTTCATCCGAACTTGCTTTCGGCCGAAGTTACCGTTAACTGA
- the LOC107476341 gene encoding uncharacterized protein LOC107476341 — MASEEESVLVLVHCCGKIKKSKRSGVKFTDREPVSVFISSTSTLSDLKNSILQKVGISGSKFVKKLFYKIPIAVVSTRVQYDTFVLAADEDIRVLFHCVRSFPEVRIHELFAKLDVGVDSYGASAPLHNSSGVGGASCSMPVIAPAVLLVASPSFAADLDRLKGVGSAPLQDPGVRGQAYEVGTGGGLIPDVQGFGEPDRVENTMYDDESDQEPVDIIGDSDDDTAANPPTQHGASSSGTQQYPPHFSTLNLEALGEQAADGGPTVGGSSTEFQIGQSFQNKEEVMLSVKDYNIRRGVEYRVIESDHLKYHGKCKEFGKGCTWLIRVALRARKGTWEVWRYNGPHTCLATSISSDHRQLDYHVICARILPLIRTDAAVTVKVLQQATEADYGFKPSYRKVWLAKQKAVAQIYGDWEESYAELPRWMLGVQSTMPGAVTVLKTSPICVGGEVDESTVYYHASAAAVSRGTALNDESAQDGNSNILPIAFALVEGENAESWSFFLSNLRSHVTPQEGILVISDRHNGIKSALEAPETGWLPPRAYRAYCIRHVAANFALTFKGKDARRMLVNAAYAKTEAEFYY, encoded by the exons ATGGCAAGTGAGGAGGAGAGTGTTCTTGTTCTAGTGCATTGCTgtggaaaaattaaaaaaagcaaaagaagtggtgtgaagttcactgataGAGAACCGGTGAGTGTTTTCATCAGTTCAACAAGCACGTTGTCAGATCTAAAGAACAGCATTTTACAGAAGGTTGGGATTTCTGGTAGCAAGTTTGTGAAGAAGTTATTCTACAAGATTCCCATTGCAGTTGTCTCGACCCGGGTTCAGTATGACACCTTTGTGCTAGCGGCTGATGAAGACATTAGGGTTCTGTTCCATTGTGTCAGAAGTTTTCCAGAGGTTAGAATACACGAGTTATTCGCAAAGTTGGATGTTGGGGTGGATAGTTATGGGGCATCAGCTCCATTACATAACTCAAGTGGCGTAGGAGGTGCGTCTTGTTCGATGCCTGTGATAGCACCGGCTGTTCTGCTAGTGGCATCCCCATCATTCGCGGCTGATTTAGATCGATTGAAGGGTGTTGGTTCTGCACCTTTGCAGGATCCAGGGGTCCGTGGGCAGGCATATGAGGTGGGCACCGGTGGAGGCTTGATTCCTGATGTGCAAGGGTTTGGGGAACCTGATCGAGTAGAGAACACAATGTATGATGATGAGTCTGACCAGGAGCCTGTAGATATCATTGGGGACAGTGATGATGACACAGCTGCCAATCCACCTACACAGCATGGGGCTTCAAGTTCTGGCACTCAGCAATACCCTCCACACTTCTCGACTCTAAACTTGGAGGCTCTGGGTGAACAGGCGGCTGATGGTGGTCCCACAGTTGGTGGGTCTTCTACGGAATTTCAGATTGGGCAGTCATTCCAAAATAAAGAAGAGGTTATGTTGAGTGTGAAGGACTACAACATCCGTAGAGGTGTTGAGTACAGAGTCATCGAATCAGATCATCTGAAATATCATGGAAAATGCAAGGAGTTTGGCAAGGGTTGCACTTGGTTGATTCGCGTAGCGCTCCGTGCACGCAAGGGCACTTGGGAGGTTTGGAGGTACAACGGCCCACACACCTGCTTAGCTACGTCTATATCGAGTGATCACCGTCAGCTAGATTACCACGTTATTTGTGCGAGGATTCTTCCGTTGATTAGGACAGATGCTGCGGTTACGGTAAAGGTATTGCAACAAGCTACAGAAGCAGACTACGGTTTCAAGCCTAGTTACAGGAAGGTTTGGCTAGCCAAACAGAAGGCAGTGGCACAAATATATGGAGATTGGGAAGAATCGTATGCGGAGTTGCCACGTTGGATGCTAGGGGTACAGTCTACCATGCCTGGGGCAGTTACTGTTCTGAAGACCTCTCCTATTTGTGTTGGGGGTGAGGTTGATGAGTCCACGGTGTACTACCATGCCTCTGCTGCTGCTGTCTCTCGGGGAACGGCACTGAATGATGAATCTG CGCAAGATGGGAACTCGAACATCCTTCCCATCGCATTCGCCCTTGTTGAGGGAGAAAATGCAGAGTCATGGTCTTTCTTCTTGTCCAACCTACGATCGCATGTGACGCCACAGGAGGGCATCCTTGTTATCTCTGATAGGCATAATGGCATCAAGTCAGCACTTGAGGCACCTGAGACTGGATGGCTACCTCCACGTGCCTATCGTGCCTACTGCATCCGTCATGTGGCTGCAAATTTTGCCCTTACCTTTAAAGGTAAGGATGCGAGGAGGATGTTGGTCAATGCTGCATATGCAAAAACTGAAGCAGAgttttattattga
- the LOC107476385 gene encoding polyadenylate-binding protein 7 isoform X3, producing the protein MAAATVVPATTVVPATASLYVGDLHPDVVDSELFEAFSEFKSIASVRICKDSATGRSLCYGYVNFISHQDASRAIELKNHSLLHGKVIRVMWSRRDPDVRKSGRGNVFVKNLAESIDNAGLHDLFQKFGNILSSKVVMSEDGKSKGYGFVQFESEESANAAIEKLNGITVKDKQIYVGNFVKKSERILPDPEAKYTNIYIKNLDSDITEELLQKKFSSFGKIMSLAIAKDANGMSKGFAFVNYDNPEEAKQAMEAMNGSQFAGSKILYVARAQKKAEREQILHHLFEEKRKEHILKYKGSNIYVKNINDSVTDDQLREHFSACGTITSAKVMQDEKGVSKGFGFVCFSTPEEAHKAVNTFHGCMFHGKPLYVALAQRKEDRQTQLQLYFSQQLPGLGAPSNAVIPGGYPRFYYTGGVLSHVPSQPGMMYQHLGSRSGWRANNAFAPPTRSFQQSAAPNVSNNTKQHRQNRGRMNGHTNSHGKAYSSQSAASSKDSSAQQSGQAIFVLGGHRNVMEKGSGISSSGGSQGSEMLHSMLATAVPEQQKQILGERLFPLIKKLKPNLASKITGMLLEMDNAELLLLLESPESLSAKVEEAVQVLKNSTTKVSGQEAFHPNLLSAEVTVN; encoded by the exons ATGGCGGCGGCGACGGTGGTTCCGGCGACGACAGTGGTTCCGGCGACGGCGTCGCTCTACGTTGGAGACCTGCACCCTGATGTGGTAGACAGCGAGCTGTTCGAGGCGTTCTCGGAGTTCAAGAGCATCGCCTCCGTTCGAATCTGCAAAGACTCTGCCACAGGGAGGTCACTCTGTTACGGTTACGTCAACTTCATTTCTCACCAAGACG CAAGTCGTGCAATTGAGTTGAAGAATCATTCTTTACTACATGGAAAAGTGATAAGGGTCATGTGGTCTCGTCGCGATCCTGATGTGAGAAAAAGTGGCAGAGGGAATGTTTTTGTTAAG AACTTAGCTGAATCCATAGATAATGCGGGATTACATGATTTATTTCAAAAGTTTGGAAATATCTTGTCCAGCAAAGTTGTGATGTCGGAGGATGGGAAGAGCAAAGGGTATGGCTTTGTTCAATTTGAGTCAGAGGAATCTGCAAATGCTGCCATCGAGAAGTTGAATGGCATTACTGTTAAAGATAAGCAGAT ATATGTTGGGaattttgtgaaaaagagtgaacGCATACTGCCTGATCCTGAAGccaaatatacaaatatatacatCAAGAATTTGGACTCAGATATTACGGAAGAACTCCTTCAGAAGAAGTTTTCTTCTTTTGGAAAAATTATGAGCCTGGCTATAGCAAAAGATGCCAATGGGATGTCAAAGGGTTTTGCATTTGTGAACTATGATAACCCAGAGGAAGCTAAACAGGCAATGGAAGCAATGAATGGATCACAATTTG CAGGTTCAAAGATTCTATATGTAGCCAGGGCACAAAAGAAGGCTGAGCGTGAGCAGATCTTGCATCATCTGTTTGAAGAGAAACGTAAGGAACACATCTTGAAATACAAG GGATCAAACATTTATGTGAAGAACATTAATGATAGTGTCACTGATGACCAACTACGAGAGCACTTCAGTGCATGTGGCACAATTACATCTGCTAAAGTCATGCAAGATGAGAAAGGTGTAAGCAAGGGGTTTGGCTTTGTCTGCTTCTCTACCCCTGAGGAGGCCCATAAAGCAGTGAACACTTTTCATG GATGCATGTTCCATGGTAAACCACTATATGTTGCTCTTGCCCAGAGGAAAGAGGATAGGCAAACACAGTTGCAGCTCTACTTTTCTCAGCAATTACCAGGGCTAGGTGCACCTTCAAATGCAGTTATTCCTGGTGGATATCCTCGTTTCTACTATACTGGTGGTGTTCTTTCACATGTCCCTTCTCAACCTGGGATGATGTATCAACATCTTGGATCGAGGTCAGGTTGGAGGGCTAATAATGCTTTTGCACCTCCCACTAGATCATTTCAGCAGTCTGCAGCTCCTAAC GTTTCAAACAATACTAAGCAGCATAGGCAAAACAGAGGTAGGATGAACGGACACACAAATTCACATGGAAAAGCATACTCTTCTCAGTCAGCAGCCTCTTCTAAAGACTCAAGTGCCCAGCAG TCTGGACAGGCTATTTTTGTTCTCGGTGGACACCGGAATGTGATGGAAAAAGGATCTGGAATTTCATCCTCTGGAGGGTCTCAGGGATCAGAAATGCTGCATAGTATGCTTGCTACTGCTGTCCCCGAGCAACAGAAACAGATACTTGGCGAGCGTCTTTTCCCACTTATCAAGAAACTCAAG CCTAACTTGGCATCAAAGATTACAGGAATGCTTTTGGAGATGGACAATGCAGAATTGCTGCTGCTCCTGGAATCACCGGAATCACTTTCTGCAAAGGTGGAAGAAGCTGTGCAAGTGCTTAAGAATTCCACCACCAAGGTTTCTGGCCAGGAAGCATTTCATCCGAACTTGCTTTCGGCCGAAGTTACCGTTAACTGA